From a single Glycine soja cultivar W05 chromosome 19, ASM419377v2, whole genome shotgun sequence genomic region:
- the LOC114399157 gene encoding protein FAR1-RELATED SEQUENCE 6-like, with product MGELCHSRAPLDINSSGSEENLVSISPEEIKLEPISFDGNDACPVPRPGMVFSSEAEARLYYTKYANQMGFGIMTRTSKKGRDGKVKYLILVCSGITRSDAARKQYCAARINLTLRKDGTYRINSATLGHSHELGSHHLLSSDIDTRGKRTLDQEVVDMGVKRISDKNECRYYLQKERHLIGENGDGEALQKYLVRMQEQDRNFFYVIDLDDFFCVRNVFWADGKSRAAYESFGDVVIVDTTCLSNRYKVPLVTFVGVNHHGQSVLFGCGLLSYEDSESFAWLFQSLLHCMSDVPPQGIITDHCCKTMQKAVETVYPSTRHRWCLSNIMEKLPQLIHGYANYKSLRDHLQNVVYDTPTISEFEQKWKKIVEDFDLKDNKWLKELFLERHRWAPSFVRGEFWAGMSINPHNESMHAFFDGYVSRLTTLKQFVDQYDNALQYKAEKEYVADIHSSSNSQACVTKSPIERQFQAAYTHAKFLEVQHEFVGKADCNVSVASDDGSIFHYNVIEDGIIDDKPKESVVEVIYNRVDCDVKCSCHLFEFRGILCRHSLAVLSQERVKEVPCKYILDRWRKNIRRKYAYIKTSYGVQHFEPHVQRLELLCNQFNSIAAVAAEFEDTSSFVKDNLCNLKEKLEAWTTLLRNSSQVDVEKCNYMMDWE from the coding sequence ATGGGTGAACTATGTCATTCACGTGCTCCATTAGACATTAATTCCAGTGGGAGTGAGGAAAACTTGGTCTCTATTTCACCAGAAGAAATTAAGCTTGAACCCATTAGCTTTGATGGGAATGATGCTTGTCCTGTGCCACGGCCTGGAATGGTATTTAGTTCAGAGGCTGAGGCCAGATTGTACTACACAAAATATGCCAACCAAATGGGCTTTGGCATCATGACTAGAACCTCAAAAAAGGGACGTGATggcaaagttaaatatttaatacttgtATGCTCTGGAATAACAAGAAGTGATGCTGCAAGGAAACAGTATTGTGCAGCTAGGATCAATTTGACTTTACGTAAAGATGGAACCTACCGAATTAATTCAGCTACTCTTGGTCATAGTCATGAATTGGGTTCACATCATCTACTCTCAAGTGATATTGACACGAGGGGTAAAAGGACATTGGATCAAGAAGTTGTTGACATGGGTGTTAAGAGGATATCAGACAAAAATGAATGCAGATACTACCTTCAGAAAGAAAGACATTTGATTGGGGAGAATGGAGATGGTGAAGCCCTTCAGAAGTATTTGGTGAGGATGCAAGAACAAGATAGAAACTTCTTCTATGTGATTGACTTGGATGATTTCTTCTGTGTGAGGAATGTTTTTTGGGCAGATGGAAAGAGCAGAGCTGCATATGAATCGTTTGGTGATGTGGTGATAGTTGATACTACATGTCTTTCTAATCGCTACAAAGTTCCGCTTGTAACTTTTGTTGGAGTTAACCATCATGGGCAATCTGTACTGTTTGGTTGTGGGCTGTTATCGTATGAAGACTCAGAGTCATTTGCTTGGTTGTTTCAATCATTGTTGCATTGCATGTCTGATGTTCCCCCTCAAGGAATCATAACAGATCATTGCTGCAAGACCATGCAGAAAGCAGTTGAAACTGTATATCCCTCCACTCGACATCGGTGGTGTTTATCAAATATAATGGAAAAACTTCCCCAACTAATCCATGGATATGCTAATTACAAGTCCTTAAGAGATCATTTGCAGAATGTTGTATATGACACACCTACAATAAGTGAATTTGAGCAGAAATGGAAGAAGATTGTGGAGGATTTTGACCTCAAGGACAATAAATGGTTGAAAGAGTTGTTCCTTGAGAGACATCGCTGGGCTCCTTCCTTTGTAAGAGGTGAGTTCTGGGCTGGAATGTCTATTAATCCACACAATGAAAGCATGCATGCATTTTTTGATGGATATGTAAGCCGGCTAACAACTCTGAAGCAATTTGTTGATCAGTATGATAATGCTTTGCAATATAAGGCTGAGAAAGAATATGTAGCTGACATACATTCATCAAGTAACAGTCAAGCTTGTGTTACCAAATCTCCAATTGAGAGGCAGTTTCAAGCTGCATACACTCATGCCAAGTTTCTGGAGGTTCAACATGAATTTGTTGGAAAGGCAGATTGTAATGTGTCTGTTGCCTCTGATGATGGTTCTATTTTTCACTACAATGTCATTGAGGATGGGATAATAGATGATAAGCCTAAGGAATCCGTGGTTGAAGTCATATATAACAGGGTTGATTGTGATGTAAAATGTAGTTGTCACTTGTTTGAGTTCAGAGGCATACTTTGTAGGCACTCGCTTGCAGTACTATCACAAGAGAGAGTGAAGGAGGTCCCCtgtaaatatattttggatAGGTGGAGGAAAAATATTCGAAGGAAGTATGCTTATATCAAAACCAGCTATGGTGTTCAGCATTTTGAACCTCATGTGCAGAGGCTTGAACTATTATGCAATCAATTCAACAGTATTGCTGCTGTTGCTGCAGAATTTGAGGATACAAGTTCTTTTGTAAAGGATAACCTATGTAACTTAAAGGAGAAGCTTGAAGCATGGACAACCTTATTGAGGAACTCATCTCAGGTGGATGTAGAGAAATGTAATTATATGATGGATTGGGaatga
- the LOC114399512 gene encoding magnesium-chelatase subunit ChlH, chloroplastic-like, with the protein MASLVSSPFTLPSSKPDQLHSLAQKHLFLHSFLPKKANYNGSSKSSLRVKCAVIGNGLFTQTTQEVRRIVPENDQNLPTVKIVYVVLEAQYQSSITAAVIALNSKRKHASFEVVGYLVEELRDAATYKTFCKDLEDANIFIGSLIFVEELALKIKAAVEKERDRLDAVLVFPSMPEVMRLNKLGSFSMSQLGQSKSPFFQLFKRKKPQSAGFADSMLKLVRTLPKVLKYLPSDKAQDARLYILSLQFWLGGSPDNLQNFLKMISGSYIPALKGTKIEYSEPVLYLDVGIWHPLAPCMYDDVKEYLNWYGTRRDANEKLKSPSAPVIGLVLQRSHIVTGDDGHYVAVIMELEARGAKVIPIFAGGLDFSGPVEKFFIDPITKKPFVNSVVSLTGFALVGGPARQDHPRAVEALMKLDVPYIVALPLVFQTTEEWLNSTLGLHPIQVALQVALPELDGGMEPIVFAGRDPKTGKSHALHKRVEQLCIRAIRWAELKRKSKEEKKLAITVFSFPPDKGNVGTAAYLNVFASIYSVMKELKKDGYNVDGLPETPEALIEDVIHDKEAQFSSPNLNIAYKMSVREYQNLTPYATALEENWGKPPGNLNADGENLLVYGKQYGNVFIGVQPTFGYEGDPMRLLFSKSASPHHGFAAYYSFVEKIFKADAVLHFGTHGSLEFMPGKQVGMSDVCYPDSLIGNIPNVYYYAANNPSEATIAKRRSYANTISYLTPPAENAGLYKGLKQLSELISSYQSLKDTGRGAQIVSSIISTAKQCNLDKDVTLPNEGEEIPLKERDLVVGKVYSKIMEIESRLLPCGLHVIGEPPSALEAVATLVNIAALDRPEDGISSLPSILADTVGRDIEDVYRGSNKGILKDVELLRQITEASRGAITAFVERTTNNMGQVVDVADKLSSILGFGINEPWIQYLSNTKFYRADREKLRTLFVFLGECLKLVVADNEVGSLKQALEGKYVEPGPGGDPIRNPKVLPTGKNIHALDPQAIPTTAAMQSAKIVVDRLIERQKAENGGKYPETIALVLWGTDNIKTYGESLAQVLWMIGVEPVADTFGRVNRVEPVSLEELGRPRIDVVVNCSGVFRDLFINQMNLLDRAVKMVAELDEPAEQNYVRKHALEQAQALGVEVREAATRIFSNASGSYSSNINLAVENSSWNDEKQLQDMYLSRKSFAFDSDAPGAGMTEKRKVFEMALSTADATFQNLDSSEISLTDVSHYFDSDPTNLVQNLRKDGKKPSAYIADTTTANAQVRTLSETVRLDARTKLLNPKWYEGMLSTGYEGVREIEKRLTNTVGWSATSGQVDNWVYEEANTTFIQDEQMLNKLMNTNPNSFRKLVQTFLEANGRGYWETSEDNIEKLRQLYSEVEDKIEGIDR; encoded by the exons ATGGCTTCTTTGGTATCTTCACCATTTACTCTTCCAAGCTCTAAACCTGACCAGCTTCATTCTCTTGCCCAGAAgcatctttttcttcattctttccTTCCCAAGAAAGCCAATTACAATGGTAGCTCAAAATCCTCTCTGAGAGTGAAATGTGCTGTCATTGGCAATGGCCTATTCACCCAAACCACCCAAGAAGTTCGTAGAATAGTTCCAGAGAATGACCAAAACTTGCCAACAGTTAAAATTGTGTATGTGGTCCTTGAGGCTCAGTACCAATCATCCATCACTGCTGCAGTGATAGCTCTCAACAGCAAAAGGAAGCATGCTTCCTTTGAGGTTGTGGGTTACTTGGTTGAGGAGCTTCGTGACGCGGCGACGTACAAGACCTTCTGCAAGGACTTGGAGGATGCTAACATCTTCATTGGTTCCTTGATTTTTGTGGAGGAGCTCGCCCTCAAGATCAAGGCTGCAGTGGAGAAAGAAAGGGACAGGCTTGATGCAGTTTTGGTGTTCCCATCAATGCCTGAAGTGATGAGGCTCAACAAGTTGGGTTCTTTCAGCATGTCACAGCTTGGGCAGTCTAAGAGCCCCTTTTTCCAGCTGTTCAAGAGAAAGAAGCCTCAGTCTGCTGGCTTTGCTGATAGCATGTTGAAGCTTGTGAGGACATTGCCAAAGGTTTTGAAGTATTTGCCAAGTGATAAAGCTCAGGATGCCAGGCTCTACATACTGAGTCTGCAGTTTTGGCTTGGGGGGTCTCCTGATAACTTGCAGAATTTCCTGAAAATGATTTCTGGATCGTATATTCCGGCGCTGAAAGGGACGAAGATCGAGTATTCGGAGCCGGTTTTGTACTTGGATGTCGGGATTTGGCACCCTCTGGCTCCTTGTATGTATGATGATGTGAAGGAGTATTTGAATTGGTATGGAACCAGAAGGGATGCAAATGAGAAGCTGAAGAGTCCGAGTGCGCCTGTCATTGGTTTGGTTTTGCAGAGGAGTCACATTGTGACTGGTGATGATGGACACTATGTGGCTGTGATCATGGAGCTGGAGGCTAGAGGGGCTAAGGTCATTCCCATTTTTGCCGGTGGACTTGACTTTTCAGGGCCAGTGGAGAAGTTCTTCATCGATCCAATTACGAAAAAACCGTTTGTAAATTCTGTGGTTTCCCTCACTGGCTTTGCTCTTGTTGGAGGCCCTGCAAGGCAGGACCATCCAAGGGCGGTCGAGGCGTTGATGAAACTTGATGTTCCTTACATTGTTGCCTTGCCGTTGGTGTTTCAGACAACAGAAGAATGGCTCAACAGTACTCTTGGTCTGCATCCAATTCAGGTTGCTCTTCAAGTTGCTCTGCCAGAGCTAGATGGAGGCATGGAGCCTATTGTTTTCGCTGGTCGAGATCCCAAAACAG GAAAATCACATGCTCTTCATAAGAGAGTGGAACAGCTCTGCATCAGGGCAATCAGATGGGctgaattgaaaagaaaatcaaag GAAGAGAAGAAACTAGCAATTACTGTCTTCAGTTTCCCTCCAGACAAAGGAAACGTGGGAACTGCTGCCTATCTCAATGTCTTCGCCTCCATATACTCAGTTATGaaagaactaaaaaaagatGGTTATAATGTTGATGGCCTTCCAGAGACTCCAGAAGCTTTGATTGAAGATGTAATTCATGACAAAGAAGCTCAATTCAGCAGCCCAAATCTGAATATTGCTTACAAAATGAGTGTCCGCGAGTACCAAAATTTGACTCCCTATGCCACAGCACTGGAGGAGAATTGGGGAAAACCCCCTGGCAATCTGAATGCAGATGGAGAGAATCTTTTGGTATATGGGAAACAGTATGGTAATGTCTTTATAGGTGTTCAGCCTACATTTGGCTATGAAGGGGATCCAATGAGGCTGCTTTTCTCCAAATCTGCCAGCCCTCATCATGGATTTGCAGCATATTATTCCTTTGTTGAGAAAATCTTCAAAGCTGATGCTGTACTTCATTTTGGGACACATGGTTCCCTTGAATTCATGCCTGGAAAACAGGTGGGGATGAGTGATGTCTGTTACCCTGACAGTCTGATTGGGAATATTCCAAATGTATATTACTATGCTGCAAACAACCCTTCTGAGGCCACCATCGCCAAGCGCAGGAGTTATGCAAACACCATTAGCTATCTGACTCCTCCAGCAGAAAATGCTGGGCTATACAAAGGTCTTAAGCAGTTAAGTGAGCTCATCTCCTCTTATCAGTCCCTCAAAGACACAGGCCGTGGGGCACAAATTGTGAGTTCAATTATCAGCACGGCTAAACAATGTAATCTTGACAAGGATGTGACACTCCCAAATGAGGGTGAGGAGATCCCTCTTAAAGAGCGTGACCTTGTGGTTGGAAAGGTGTATTCCAAGATCATGGAGATTGAGTCTCGTCTGTTACCTTGTGGGCTTCATGTCATTGGTGAGCCTCCCTCAGCCTTGGAAGCTGTTGCTACACTGGTCAACATTGCTGCTCTTGATCGTCCTGAAGATGGTATTTCTTCTCTTCCATCAATATTAGCTGACACTGTAGGAAGAGATATAGAAGATGTGTATAGAGGAAGTAACAAAGGAATATTGAAGGATGTGGAGCTTCTTAGGCAAATAACCGAGGCATCACGTGGAGCAATCACTGCCTTTGTGGAGCGTACTACCAATAATATGGGCCAAGTTGTTGATGTAGCTGATAAGCTTAGCTCAATCCTTGGATTTGGCATAAACGAGCCATGGATACAGTACTTGTCAAACACCAAATTTTACCGAGCTGATAGGGAAAAACTTAGAACCTTGTTTGTGTTCCTGGGAGAATGTTTGAAGTTGGTTGTGGCTGATAATGAAGTGGGAAGTTTAAAACAAGCCTTGGAAGGTAAATATGTGGAGCCAGGGCCTGGTGGTGACCCAATAAGAAATCCAAAAGTCTTGCCAACAGGAAAGAATATTCATGCCCTGGACCCACAAGCTATTCCTACAACTGCAGCGATGCAGAGTGCCAAAATAGTGGTAGATAGGTTGATTGAGAGGCAGAAAGCTGAGAATGGGGGAAAATATCCTGAGACAATTGCACTTGTATTGTGGGGTACTGATAATATTAAAACATATGGTGAATCCCTGGCTCAAGTGTTGTGGATGATTGGTGTGGAACCAGTGGCTGATACCTTTGGTAGGGTAAACCGGGTGGAACCTGTAAGTCTTGAAGAGCTTGGAAGGCCTAGGATTGATGTAGTTGTTAATTGCTCAGGAGTGTTTAGAGACCTTTTCATCAATCAG ATGAATCTTCTGGATAGAGCAGTGAAGATGGTTGCTGAATTAGATGAACCAGCAGAGCAAAACTATGTAAGAAAGCATGCATTAGAACAAGCTCAAGCCCTTGGAGTTGAAGTTCGAGAGGCAGCAACAAGGATCTTCTCCAATGCTTCTGGCTCCTACTCCTCAAACATAAACCTGGCTGTGGAGAATTCTTCATGGAATGACGAGAAGCAGCTCCAGGACATGTATCTTAGCAGAAAGTCTTTTGCTTTTGATTCTGATGCTCCTGGTGCTGGCATGACTGAGAAAAGAAAAGTCTTTGAGATGGCTCTGAGCACAGCAGATGCCACATTCCAAAACCTTGATTCATCAGAAATTTCCCTCACTGATGTCAGTCATTACTTTGACTCAGACCCGACTAATCTGGTTCAAAATCTAAGGAAAGATGGCAAGAAGCCTAGTGCATACATTGCTGATACAACCACTGCCAATGCTCAG GTACGTACACTTTCTGAGACGGTTAGACTTGATGCTAGAACCAAGCTGTTGAATCCAAAGTGGTATGAAGGCATGTTGTCTACTGGATATGAGGGTGTACGCGAGATCGAGAAGAGACTCACCAATACAGTGGGATGGAGTGCAACTTCTGGCCAAGTTGACAATTGGGTGTATGAAGAAGCCAACACAACTTTCATTCAGGATGAGCAAATGCTGAACAAGCTCATGAACACTAATCCAAACTCCTTCAGGAAACTAGTGCAGACATTCTTGGAAGCCAATGGACGTGGTTATTGGGAAACTTCAGAAGATAATATTGAAAAGCTCAGGCAGTTGTATTCAGAAGTGGAAGACAAAATTGAAGGCATTGATCGCTGA